In Plasmodium malariae genome assembly, chromosome: 11, the following proteins share a genomic window:
- the PmUG01_11016900 gene encoding conserved Plasmodium protein, unknown function, translating into MNKITECQKKKKKKKVNMLCPLFSCKSKYYYNISNFPPSDNEECEPFFEGKNKNKDFHYIIEKAVNEIIYDTKKSCDVHSDFEQVEKIGNKKKEHLYSDDCLDDIDIILKKSKTENMFLRKKENNEVSDILLPSKNIKQRIYSINEDKIDIKDNSRKKIENTLNDNIIENFKNVLCNDLNKYFKDILEDVKKGTEMNEINGSNIQKEEHIPSEKKLQHHFNILKKNTTNCEVPFDNISNCTDTTDITCINSKMLKRVNYKKINCESVTSEENKKFDVAQLFNISESDGRTHFNKQNTVTYKDNASFDIVVDLNQDNILLKNTHNNNRRTVNKSRYKKNFYFSKRKKLTKEKSFLLSKKSKLYNKDYHKTDDMRSSMPKKKQPYLCKSHREIVNSMGNVTSSGNLSALRNSHMSLESKSNFCTSPTEDFVFSHFQKNANNNIINKLLL; encoded by the exons atgaataaaattacggaatgtcaaaaaaaaaaaaaaaaaaagaaagtaaatATGCTGTGTCCTTTATTTTCATGTAAAAGCAAGTATTACTATAACATTTCGAATTTTCCACCATCCGATAATGAAGAATGCGAACCTTTTTTCGAgggtaaaaacaaaaataaagatttTCACTATATAATTGAAAAAGCCGTAAacgaaattatatatgatacaAAAAAGAGCTGTGATGTTCATTCTGACTTTGAACAAGTTGAGAAAATtgggaataaaaaaaaggaacatcTATATTCCGATGATTGTTTAGATGatattgatataattttaaaaaagagcaAAACCGAAAACatgtttttaagaaaaaaagaaaataacgAAGTTAGTGATATCTTATTACCctctaaaaatataaaacaaagaaTTTATTCTATAAACGAAGACAAAATAGACATAAAAGATAAtagcagaaaaaaaatagaaaatacaCTCAATGATAAcataatagaaaattttaaaaatgttttatgtaatgatttaaacaaatattttaaagatatacTGGAAGACGTAAAAAAAGGTACTGAAATGAATGAAATTAATGGTTCTAATATACAAAAAGAGGAGCATATTCCAAGCGAGAAAAAACTTCAGCAtcattttaacattttaaaaaaaaatactaccAATTGCGAAGTACCATTCGATAATATTTCTAACTGCACAGATACCACAGATATAACGTGTATTAACagtaaaatgttaaaaagggttaattacaaaaaaataaattgtgaAAGCGTAACTTCAGAAGAGAACAAAAAATTCGATGTTGCTCAATTATTCAATATTAGTGAAAGTGACGGTAGAACACATTTcaataaacaaaatactGTAACATATAAGGACAACGCATCTTTTGATATAGTTGTAGATCTCAATcaagataatatattattaaaaaatactcacaataataatagaagaACTGTGAACAAATCAaggtacaaaaaaaatttttatttttcaaaaagaaaaaaattaactaaagaaaaatcatttttattaagcaaaaaaagtaaattatataacaaagATTACCATAAGACGGATGATATGAGAAGTAGTATgcctaaaaaaaaacaaccCTATTTATGCAAATCACACCGCGAGATTGTAAATAGTATGGGCAATGTTACTAGCTCtg GAAATTTGAGTGCTTTGAGAAATTCCCATATGTCCCTTGAGTCAAAATCCAACTTCTGTACAAGCCCAACTGAAGATTTTGTCTTTAGCCATTTTCagaaaaatgcaaataacaacattataaataaacttcttctttaa